Proteins found in one Deltaproteobacteria bacterium IMCC39524 genomic segment:
- the glnD gene encoding [protein-PII] uridylyltransferase — protein MMKHETLKDFFATELMMAGDVSFEERRSHLLDAARLYLEYHRDHCHEMHKSGGSGRDVVACMTSMADELIRCLYQCSAAEFPTSGKVCSAVLALGGYGRGELNPLSDIDVMFYCSEQNKDLAEKIAERVLYLMWDLNLDVGYSVRTASDCLSLAQTDITIRTAMLDTRFLVGDEVLYHEFERQVLGPLLNRNSQGFLKSKFEEHKTRLSKYGSTVYMLEPNIKEGEGGLRDLHTAVWMMRVKFKAKSVRDLLKKGVISNQEMEEIDSAYDYLWRIRNELHFQLKRKTDQLQFDKQEQIAAFLGYEDNKKALSVEQFMQDYYSHATRTEHLATSLIFKAYKEKDASTGLFGYLGRRSLGEDFFSYRGELKTARESVFENRPEAIMQAFLLAKQNSLALSMDVKGQIRENLSLVNDSFRRNREVSEMFLEIMRGPTGVAQSLRDMHHLAFLNKYIPEFKRIYCKVQHDAYHVYTVDIHSIFAVEEIEKLWSGFYAAEKPLLTKVAADIGKPELIVLAVLFHDIGKGEGKDHSNKGADMIPKIARRLNLSKEASQRLEFLVRHHLDMAHISQRRDLNDIRLIQDFANTMEMAETLKMLFLLTFADLKAVGPDVWSEWKGHLLQDLYEKAYETFERGNFMSDIRSERVRNRKRKVLAALKDDFGEKKIKDRLRSMGTRYLLTHRSFEIKDHLALELSRGNDTVAMQVSHDEEAEYTSVTISTLDVPGLFSMIAGVMAANGINILGAQIYTRRNGFALDILHVNKPIGGIIDDPAKWEKVQADLTSVLEGRVKVSGMVKKRQKAGFLPGQNLPRYPNKVEFDTDVSREHTVIDIFAHDEVGLLYRITRTLAELGLYIHVAKISTKVDQVADTFYVKDIFGQTISDEAKREDIRKSLLESLDG, from the coding sequence ATGATGAAACATGAAACCCTAAAAGATTTTTTTGCCACAGAATTGATGATGGCCGGCGATGTCTCTTTTGAAGAGAGACGTTCTCATCTGCTCGACGCGGCCCGGTTGTACCTCGAGTACCATCGTGACCATTGTCATGAAATGCACAAATCCGGAGGCAGTGGTCGCGATGTTGTCGCCTGCATGACCTCTATGGCAGACGAATTGATTCGCTGCCTCTATCAGTGCTCGGCCGCAGAATTCCCTACGTCAGGCAAGGTCTGCTCGGCGGTTCTTGCCCTGGGTGGCTACGGACGGGGTGAACTGAATCCTCTTTCTGATATTGACGTCATGTTTTACTGCAGTGAGCAGAATAAGGACCTCGCAGAAAAGATCGCTGAACGGGTGCTCTACCTGATGTGGGATCTTAACCTTGATGTCGGTTACAGCGTCCGTACTGCCTCCGATTGCTTAAGCCTTGCTCAAACTGATATTACCATCCGTACCGCCATGCTCGACACGCGCTTCCTTGTCGGAGACGAAGTCCTTTACCATGAGTTCGAACGTCAGGTGCTCGGGCCACTTCTGAATCGCAACAGCCAGGGTTTTCTAAAGTCTAAATTTGAAGAGCACAAAACCCGACTGAGCAAGTATGGTTCGACTGTCTATATGCTGGAACCGAATATCAAGGAAGGGGAAGGTGGCCTGAGAGATCTCCATACGGCGGTGTGGATGATGCGCGTCAAGTTCAAGGCAAAGAGCGTGCGTGACCTTTTAAAAAAGGGCGTCATCTCGAATCAGGAGATGGAGGAAATCGATTCCGCTTACGATTATCTCTGGCGAATTCGCAATGAGCTGCATTTTCAGTTGAAGCGTAAAACCGACCAGCTCCAGTTTGACAAGCAGGAACAGATCGCTGCCTTCCTTGGATACGAAGACAACAAAAAGGCTCTCTCGGTTGAACAGTTCATGCAGGATTATTACTCTCACGCAACCAGAACAGAGCACCTGGCGACTTCCTTGATTTTCAAGGCGTATAAAGAAAAAGATGCGTCCACGGGCCTGTTCGGTTATCTCGGCAGACGCAGCCTCGGCGAGGACTTTTTCAGCTATCGTGGTGAGCTGAAGACTGCCCGTGAAAGCGTCTTTGAAAATCGTCCGGAAGCAATCATGCAAGCCTTTTTGTTGGCCAAACAGAACAGCCTTGCTCTGAGTATGGATGTCAAGGGTCAGATCCGCGAGAACCTCTCCCTGGTCAATGACAGTTTCAGGCGTAATCGCGAAGTTTCTGAGATGTTTCTGGAAATCATGCGTGGCCCGACCGGTGTCGCCCAGAGTTTGCGTGACATGCACCACCTGGCGTTTTTGAATAAGTACATCCCCGAATTTAAAAGAATCTACTGTAAAGTTCAGCACGACGCCTATCATGTTTACACGGTCGATATCCATTCGATCTTTGCTGTCGAAGAGATAGAGAAGCTCTGGTCCGGTTTTTATGCTGCCGAGAAGCCATTGCTGACCAAGGTTGCCGCTGATATCGGCAAGCCGGAGCTGATCGTGCTGGCGGTCCTCTTCCACGATATAGGTAAAGGGGAGGGGAAGGACCATTCCAACAAGGGCGCGGACATGATCCCAAAGATCGCCCGCCGCCTGAACCTTTCCAAAGAAGCCAGCCAGCGTCTTGAATTCCTGGTTCGCCACCATCTTGACATGGCTCACATCTCCCAAAGGCGTGACTTGAATGATATCCGATTGATTCAGGACTTTGCCAATACCATGGAGATGGCAGAGACGCTGAAAATGCTTTTCCTGTTGACCTTTGCCGATCTGAAGGCTGTTGGCCCTGATGTCTGGTCTGAATGGAAAGGCCATCTGCTACAGGATCTATACGAGAAGGCCTACGAAACCTTTGAGCGGGGCAACTTTATGAGCGATATTCGCTCTGAGCGAGTTCGCAATCGTAAACGTAAAGTCCTGGCGGCACTCAAAGATGATTTCGGTGAAAAGAAGATCAAGGACAGGCTCCGTTCAATGGGGACACGCTATCTGCTGACCCACCGTTCCTTTGAAATCAAGGATCACTTGGCTCTTGAGCTGTCGCGGGGCAACGATACGGTTGCCATGCAAGTGTCGCATGATGAGGAAGCAGAATATACCAGTGTGACGATCTCCACCCTCGATGTTCCCGGTTTGTTCAGCATGATTGCAGGGGTTATGGCGGCCAACGGCATTAACATTCTCGGTGCGCAGATTTATACGCGCCGTAACGGTTTCGCGCTCGATATCCTGCATGTGAACAAGCCGATTGGCGGCATTATTGATGACCCTGCCAAATGGGAGAAGGTTCAGGCCGATTTGACCTCTGTTCTGGAAGGTCGCGTGAAAGTCTCCGGCATGGTCAAGAAACGTCAGAAAGCCGGATTCCTTCCAGGTCAAAACCTGCCGCGTTATCCGAACAAGGTTGAGTTTGACACAGATGTTTCCAGAGAACACACGGTCATTGATATCTTCGCTCACGATGAAGTTGGTCTTCTCTACAGGATTACCCGAACTCTTGCCGAGTTGGGTCTCTATATTCATGTTGCCAAAATTTCCACCAAGGTTGATCAGGTTGCCGATACTTTCTATGTAAAAGATATCTTCGGACAAACAATCAGTGACGAAGCAAAACGTGAAGATATTCGCAAATCCTTACTCGAAAGCTTGGACGGGTAA
- a CDS encoding cold-shock protein, translating to MAEGTVKWFNDAKGFGFIEQDNGPDVFVHFSEIQGDGFKSLAEGDRVSFDVTEGQKGPQSANVCKI from the coding sequence ATGGCAGAAGGTACAGTTAAATGGTTCAACGACGCAAAGGGTTTTGGTTTCATCGAGCAGGACAATGGTCCTGACGTATTCGTTCACTTTTCCGAGATCCAGGGCGACGGATTCAAGTCCCTCGCTGAAGGAGATCGTGTAAGCTTTGACGTTACTGAAGGCCAAAAAGGTCCTCAGTCTGCTAACGTCTGCAAAATTTAA
- the mutS gene encoding DNA mismatch repair protein MutS: MAKKTPMMQQYLEIKADYPDAILFFRLGDFYEMFMEDAVVASRILDITLTARNKGAAEEIPLCGIPFHSCQPYIAKLVQHGHNVAICEQVEDPKTTKGLVKRAVVRVVTPGLVVDTDTLDPRRNNYLLALAPLGNDCFGVAYVDITTGEFKVTELSDLESTAGEILSRDPAEVLVAEGDAEDKAVDALQGILQGRIVNRLPDWASAEDRARQVLLEFFPDGSLESFGCHAMPAAIQAAGMVLYYLEETQKGAVSHLQPLLTYHVRDHMVLDDFTRRNLELTETLHDGQRKGSLLGVMDRTVTAMGARKLRHWMTHPLVDQRRIVERHAAVEELVRESLCRDDLRQCLDDVYDLERLNGRIAMATGNAKDLAALRISLEKLPQLIDRLAQLESPLLAELRDSLDTLPEMVELIAKSIVDDPPFVMREGGLIREGYHAELDELRSISREGKGWIARLEQEEKERTGISTLKVRYNRVFGYYIEVTRSHLDRVPEDYQRKQTLANAERYITPTLKEYEEKVLGAEDRVVEIEYDLFQEVRRQVALQGQRIQATADKVAVLDVLLGLADLAHEHNYCTPLMDDSTELLIEDGRHPVIETMNLGERFVANDVHMDTTEKQILIITGPNMAGKSTFMRQVALLVLMAQVGSLVPAKKAHIGIVDRIFTRVGASDNLARGQSTFMVEMTEAANILNHATPHSLIVLDEIGRGTSTFDGVSIAWAVAEYLHDNSKVAAKTLFATHYHELTDLAQTRERVQNFNVAVKEWNDQIIFLRRIVKGGASHSYGIQVARLAGLPAAVIERAKEVLRNLESGEYEAGAPRLARSKNAVKKSEAPQLGLFEQADPVRQRIEEMDVSVLTPLEALNLLDELKKML; this comes from the coding sequence ATGGCAAAAAAAACACCGATGATGCAACAGTATCTGGAGATTAAGGCTGATTATCCGGATGCGATACTATTTTTTCGCCTTGGCGATTTTTATGAAATGTTCATGGAGGATGCAGTTGTCGCATCGCGAATTCTCGATATTACCCTGACCGCTCGTAACAAGGGCGCTGCGGAAGAGATCCCTCTCTGTGGTATCCCGTTTCATAGCTGCCAACCTTATATCGCCAAGCTTGTTCAACACGGACACAACGTCGCAATCTGTGAACAGGTCGAAGACCCAAAAACGACCAAGGGGCTTGTCAAGCGCGCAGTCGTCAGAGTGGTCACACCGGGGCTGGTTGTCGATACCGACACGCTAGATCCGCGCCGCAATAATTACCTCTTGGCGTTGGCTCCGCTTGGCAATGACTGTTTCGGTGTTGCTTACGTCGACATAACGACCGGTGAGTTCAAGGTTACGGAGCTTTCTGACCTGGAGAGTACCGCGGGTGAAATTCTTTCCCGGGATCCGGCTGAGGTGCTCGTCGCTGAGGGTGATGCCGAGGATAAGGCCGTTGATGCTTTGCAAGGGATTCTGCAGGGCCGGATTGTTAATCGACTCCCCGATTGGGCGTCTGCCGAAGACCGCGCACGACAGGTGCTTCTGGAGTTTTTCCCTGACGGATCACTGGAGAGTTTCGGTTGTCATGCAATGCCTGCTGCAATTCAGGCTGCCGGAATGGTCCTTTATTACCTGGAAGAGACGCAGAAAGGGGCTGTTTCTCATCTGCAGCCATTGCTGACCTACCATGTCCGCGATCATATGGTCCTCGATGACTTTACCCGCCGCAACCTGGAGCTTACGGAAACCTTGCATGATGGTCAACGAAAGGGCTCCCTGCTTGGGGTCATGGATCGTACGGTCACAGCCATGGGCGCGCGTAAACTGCGGCACTGGATGACTCATCCCCTGGTTGACCAGAGACGTATTGTTGAGCGGCATGCCGCTGTCGAAGAGCTGGTTCGCGAGAGCCTCTGCCGGGATGACCTGCGCCAATGTCTTGATGACGTCTATGACCTGGAGCGGCTTAATGGCAGAATCGCCATGGCCACCGGCAACGCCAAAGACCTGGCCGCGCTTCGCATCTCACTGGAAAAACTTCCCCAACTTATTGATCGCCTCGCGCAACTGGAGAGCCCTCTGCTGGCGGAGCTGCGAGACAGCCTTGATACTCTGCCTGAAATGGTTGAGCTGATTGCGAAATCTATCGTCGATGATCCTCCCTTTGTAATGCGTGAAGGTGGCTTGATTCGCGAAGGGTATCATGCCGAGCTCGATGAACTGCGCAGCATCAGTCGAGAGGGCAAAGGTTGGATTGCACGTCTGGAGCAGGAGGAAAAAGAGCGCACCGGGATCTCAACCCTCAAGGTTCGTTATAACAGGGTCTTTGGCTACTATATCGAAGTCACCCGTTCGCACCTGGATCGCGTACCTGAGGATTACCAGCGTAAGCAGACATTGGCTAACGCCGAACGATATATCACGCCAACACTTAAGGAATACGAGGAAAAAGTACTTGGTGCGGAAGACCGGGTTGTTGAGATCGAATACGATCTTTTTCAGGAGGTCCGCAGGCAGGTCGCGCTTCAGGGACAGCGTATTCAGGCGACGGCCGACAAGGTCGCCGTGCTGGATGTTTTGCTTGGCCTCGCCGATCTTGCCCATGAACACAACTACTGCACTCCGTTGATGGATGATTCGACCGAATTGCTCATTGAGGATGGTCGCCATCCGGTCATCGAGACGATGAATCTCGGTGAGCGTTTTGTCGCCAATGATGTGCATATGGACACCACGGAAAAACAGATTCTGATTATTACCGGTCCGAATATGGCTGGTAAATCAACCTTTATGCGTCAGGTTGCGCTGCTCGTTTTGATGGCGCAGGTCGGTAGCCTGGTGCCTGCAAAAAAGGCACATATCGGCATCGTTGATCGAATCTTCACCCGGGTTGGCGCCAGTGACAACCTGGCCCGCGGGCAGTCGACGTTCATGGTCGAGATGACAGAAGCCGCCAACATCCTCAACCATGCCACGCCACACAGTCTGATTGTCCTCGATGAGATCGGCCGCGGAACCTCTACTTTTGACGGCGTCAGTATCGCCTGGGCTGTGGCTGAATACTTGCATGACAATAGCAAGGTGGCAGCCAAGACCCTGTTTGCAACTCACTACCATGAGTTGACTGATCTGGCGCAGACTCGTGAACGTGTGCAGAACTTCAACGTCGCGGTTAAGGAATGGAACGATCAGATTATTTTCCTGCGCCGGATTGTCAAGGGTGGGGCCAGTCATTCCTACGGGATTCAGGTGGCGCGCCTGGCCGGTTTACCTGCCGCTGTGATCGAGCGTGCCAAGGAAGTTCTGCGCAACCTGGAATCCGGTGAATACGAAGCCGGGGCTCCGCGCCTGGCGCGCAGCAAGAATGCTGTCAAAAAGAGCGAGGCTCCTCAGTTGGGGCTCTTTGAACAGGCTGATCCGGTCAGGCAGCGTATTGAAGAGATGGACGTTTCTGTCCTGACGCCGCTGGAAGCACTTAATTTGCTCGACGAACTCAAAAAGATGCTTTGA
- a CDS encoding cofactor-independent phosphoglycerate mutase: protein MKYIVLLGDGMSDEPIAALDGLTPLQAAKTPNMDKLAQRGRIGLLATVPDAFHPGSDVANLSVFGYDPASCYTGRSPLEAASMGVDLGPDDVAFRLNLVTLGLAGGDMYMQDFSAGHISTEEARELIECLQEELGDEEFQFYPGVSYRHLMVWRGGRDDLRILPPHDLTGQSVSNHVLRSDEAMPLVQITSSAQLLFKRHPVNVKRETEGKNPANSIWLWGQGKRPQMPTLQDKFNLTGAVISAVDLIKGIGIFAGLDVIDVPGATGYLDTNYLGKAEAALQALKTRDYVYLHVEAPDEAAHSGSLTDKIEAIERFDKDVVGTVMAGIDSLGDYRVLLLPDHPTPVEKMTHTKDPVPFVLCGSGKEFAPENNAVAGYSEAAAKESGLLIDPGHKIMNLLVSGTLS from the coding sequence ATGAAATATATTGTTCTTCTCGGTGATGGTATGTCTGACGAGCCGATAGCAGCGCTTGATGGGCTAACACCCCTGCAGGCGGCCAAAACCCCCAATATGGACAAGCTCGCACAACGGGGCAGGATTGGCCTCCTTGCAACGGTCCCTGATGCTTTCCACCCCGGCTCTGATGTGGCTAATCTTTCCGTGTTCGGTTACGATCCTGCGAGCTGCTATACGGGCCGCTCGCCTTTAGAAGCTGCCAGTATGGGAGTGGACCTCGGCCCTGATGATGTTGCGTTCCGTCTTAATTTGGTGACGCTGGGTTTGGCTGGTGGCGACATGTACATGCAGGATTTCTCTGCAGGTCACATCTCGACTGAAGAGGCCCGTGAGTTGATCGAATGCCTTCAGGAAGAGCTGGGCGACGAGGAATTTCAGTTCTATCCAGGTGTCTCTTATCGACACCTGATGGTCTGGAGGGGGGGGAGAGATGATCTGCGAATCCTGCCACCTCACGATTTAACTGGTCAGAGTGTCAGCAATCATGTGTTGCGTTCAGACGAAGCCATGCCTTTGGTGCAGATTACCAGCTCGGCACAGCTTCTTTTTAAACGTCACCCGGTCAATGTTAAACGTGAGACAGAGGGCAAGAATCCTGCTAACTCCATCTGGCTATGGGGACAGGGCAAGCGCCCGCAGATGCCTACTCTACAGGATAAGTTCAATCTGACGGGGGCGGTGATTTCGGCTGTTGATCTGATCAAGGGGATCGGTATCTTCGCGGGCCTTGACGTCATCGACGTGCCTGGTGCGACGGGCTATCTCGACACCAATTATCTCGGTAAAGCTGAGGCGGCTCTGCAAGCACTCAAGACCAGAGATTATGTTTACCTGCACGTTGAGGCACCCGATGAGGCCGCCCATAGTGGTAGCTTGACAGATAAGATTGAAGCGATCGAACGTTTTGACAAGGATGTCGTAGGAACGGTGATGGCCGGTATCGATAGCCTTGGTGACTATCGTGTGCTGCTGTTACCAGATCATCCTACGCCGGTTGAGAAAATGACGCACACCAAGGATCCTGTTCCTTTTGTTCTTTGCGGTTCCGGCAAAGAGTTCGCTCCGGAAAACAATGCAGTGGCGGGTTATTCTGAGGCTGCGGCGAAGGAGTCGGGACTGTTGATTGATCCAGGTCACAAGATTATGAATCTTCTGGTGAGTGGCACACTCTCATAG
- a CDS encoding DEAD/DEAH box helicase, with translation MDFKSFNLNPRIAAGVEAAGFTEPTPIQAQSIPKIMQHRDVMGLAQTGTGKTAAFGLPILHQLMKGKRGHVRALIVAPTRELAEQINEAIIQLGKESGLRSVTVYGGVGMNPQVTKLKRGVEIVVACPGRLLDHIKQGTIDLSKVDVLVLDEADRMFDMGFLPDIRRIIKCLPAQRQTLLFSATMPKEIRHLAQEVLNNPETIQVDTIAPPVTVSHALYPVPQHLKTDLLLQLLEHTSTDSVLVFTRTKHRAKRLGEKLAKSGYRAASLQGNLSQSRRQAALDGFRDGSFQILVATDIAARGIDVSQVSHVINFDIPDTAEAYIHRIGRTGRAARSGDAFTMVCHEDGLMVRTIERALGSQLEQRRVDGFDYNVPAPKRTVQPSQRPKRTGQQNRPQGNKTRSAAGNRSGGGKQRQSQR, from the coding sequence ATGGATTTCAAAAGTTTTAATCTCAACCCGAGGATTGCCGCTGGCGTAGAAGCCGCAGGCTTTACCGAACCGACCCCTATTCAGGCACAATCAATCCCGAAGATCATGCAACACCGTGACGTGATGGGTCTCGCCCAGACCGGCACAGGAAAAACAGCGGCCTTCGGGCTGCCGATCCTTCATCAATTAATGAAAGGCAAGCGCGGTCACGTGCGAGCATTGATCGTCGCCCCGACCAGGGAACTGGCAGAACAAATCAATGAAGCGATCATTCAGCTCGGCAAAGAGAGCGGTCTACGCAGCGTCACCGTATATGGCGGTGTCGGCATGAATCCACAGGTAACCAAACTCAAGCGAGGCGTTGAAATCGTCGTCGCCTGCCCGGGACGCCTGCTCGACCATATCAAGCAAGGGACCATTGACTTGAGCAAAGTGGACGTACTGGTTCTTGATGAAGCGGACCGCATGTTCGATATGGGTTTTCTGCCGGACATCCGTCGTATCATCAAATGTCTGCCTGCACAACGCCAGACCCTGCTCTTCTCGGCAACCATGCCTAAAGAGATTCGACACCTGGCACAAGAGGTACTCAATAATCCCGAGACAATCCAGGTCGACACGATTGCCCCCCCGGTGACCGTGAGTCACGCTCTTTATCCCGTACCTCAGCATCTTAAAACTGACCTGTTATTACAACTTCTGGAACACACGAGCACAGATTCAGTGCTGGTCTTTACCAGAACCAAACACAGGGCAAAAAGGCTTGGCGAGAAGTTGGCAAAGAGCGGCTATCGTGCAGCCTCCTTGCAGGGCAACCTTTCTCAATCCAGACGTCAGGCAGCCCTTGACGGTTTTCGCGACGGAAGTTTCCAGATCCTGGTCGCTACAGATATTGCCGCACGTGGTATAGACGTTTCACAGGTCTCCCACGTTATTAATTTCGACATTCCAGATACGGCAGAAGCCTATATTCATCGCATCGGCCGTACCGGCAGGGCAGCTAGAAGCGGCGACGCTTTCACCATGGTCTGCCATGAAGACGGTTTGATGGTCAGAACAATTGAACGAGCTCTCGGCAGTCAACTGGAGCAGCGCCGTGTGGATGGCTTCGATTACAACGTACCCGCGCCTAAACGTACGGTTCAACCTTCGCAACGCCCGAAACGAACCGGACAACAGAACAGACCTCAGGGAAACAAAACCAGGTCTGCAGCTGGCAACAGAAGCGGCGGAGGCAAGCAACGACAAAGTCAACGCTAA
- the xerD gene encoding site-specific tyrosine recombinase XerD: MNHYLDHYLNYLAVERGLANNTLDAYGRDLARYLDYLESQKVVALENISAAVVLRFLSHLKNAGLSPRSRARALAALRTFHKFLVREKITKDNPTDQVVSPKSLTALPHTLAPLDVESLLSSPKGESALAWRDRAMLEIIYATGLRVSELVSLKLSDLQMDVGYLTAFGKRSKQRIVPLGETAIAALQEYLQNGRPGLEKQKGSHFLFLNRSGEGLTRQGFWKIIKRRALEAGISQSITPHTMRHSFATHLLENGADLRSVQAMLGHADISTTQIYTHVTRERLRKMHAEHHPRG; the protein is encoded by the coding sequence ATGAACCATTATCTCGACCATTACTTGAACTATCTGGCAGTGGAGCGCGGCCTGGCGAATAACACGCTCGATGCCTATGGTCGGGATTTGGCGCGCTATCTGGATTACCTCGAAAGCCAGAAGGTCGTGGCTCTTGAAAATATCTCTGCGGCGGTTGTCCTGCGTTTTCTCAGTCACCTGAAAAATGCGGGCTTGTCTCCCCGCAGCAGGGCGCGAGCTCTGGCAGCCTTGCGAACCTTTCACAAGTTCCTGGTACGCGAGAAAATTACCAAGGACAACCCTACGGACCAGGTGGTTTCGCCAAAGAGCCTCACTGCCTTGCCCCACACCTTAGCTCCGTTGGATGTAGAAAGCCTGCTGTCCAGCCCCAAGGGGGAGTCTGCTCTTGCCTGGCGCGACAGAGCCATGCTCGAGATCATCTATGCCACCGGTTTGCGTGTTTCCGAGTTGGTCTCCCTTAAATTGAGTGACCTGCAGATGGATGTCGGCTATCTTACGGCCTTCGGTAAGCGTAGCAAACAGAGAATCGTTCCTCTGGGAGAGACTGCGATTGCGGCTTTGCAGGAATATCTACAGAATGGGCGTCCGGGATTGGAGAAGCAAAAAGGCTCTCATTTTCTCTTTCTCAATCGTTCTGGTGAGGGCTTGACACGTCAAGGCTTCTGGAAGATTATTAAGCGCCGCGCTCTTGAGGCAGGTATTAGCCAAAGCATTACGCCGCATACCATGCGCCATTCCTTTGCAACCCATCTTTTGGAGAATGGTGCTGACCTGCGTTCCGTTCAGGCCATGCTTGGGCATGCGGATATCTCTACAACCCAGATATATACCCACGTCACGCGTGAACGACTACGCAAAATGCACGCAGAACATCATCCTAGGGGCTGA
- a CDS encoding N-acetylmuramoyl-L-alanine amidase — protein MNMKRIVILTLSLFWLLSPVAVFAENSEQAYQKARDAYYSLQDSSRKQMYRENWENVYDKFESVYQRFPKTRRGADSLYMCGKTMAGLYAVSRIKPDAQRSVELFVQMAETYPDSSLADDALLQAGKLMEEVLADKSAAYALYKLLVEAQPKGDMAGKAKARLAALAPYAPADNAVDAKPLSDAKAAADTPQSTVAAAPAKTSAGSRTLSSIRYWSNPGYTRIVLDVSSQTKFSAHYLVPEPSKGAPPRLYVDIEKTALAEGLNEKTAVDDGLLRQIRTGSPQSDTVRVVLDLESIGDYKVFPLSDPWRIVIDVAGDKSPELKRRDPEISSLPDSGGDAIAKVLNETPKDQKPLHIPKAPATSTLRRIVVDAGHGGKDPGAVGKSGTLEKDVTLQMAKALSKELTRQIGCEVILTRSGDVYLPLEERTAIANKVGADLFISLHANANNNRKAFGIETYYLNFSKNDKAAAVAARENGTSIKQVSDLELILFDLMANAKINESSRLATVIQEGLVKGISKKYSDVRDLGVRQGPFYVLLGATMPSVLVETAFISHPREEKRLRSSAFQNSAAKAIAAAIKDYAVNNKLIATR, from the coding sequence ATGAATATGAAACGCATAGTCATACTTACACTCTCTTTGTTCTGGCTGCTGTCACCGGTCGCTGTCTTTGCAGAAAACTCCGAACAGGCTTACCAGAAGGCGCGTGATGCCTACTATTCTCTACAGGATTCGTCGCGCAAGCAGATGTATCGTGAGAACTGGGAGAATGTTTATGACAAGTTCGAATCGGTGTACCAACGTTTCCCCAAAACCCGCCGCGGTGCAGATTCCCTTTACATGTGCGGCAAGACCATGGCCGGTCTTTATGCTGTCAGCCGTATCAAGCCGGATGCGCAGCGCTCTGTTGAGCTCTTTGTGCAGATGGCTGAAACTTACCCTGACAGCTCCCTCGCCGATGATGCCCTGTTGCAGGCCGGCAAGCTTATGGAAGAGGTCCTGGCTGACAAGTCAGCGGCTTACGCACTTTACAAGCTGCTGGTCGAAGCTCAGCCGAAAGGTGATATGGCCGGCAAAGCCAAGGCACGCCTGGCGGCACTGGCTCCCTATGCGCCTGCCGATAATGCGGTCGATGCAAAACCTCTCTCAGATGCAAAAGCTGCAGCTGACACACCGCAATCCACAGTAGCTGCCGCTCCGGCAAAAACGTCTGCTGGCTCCAGAACGCTCTCCTCTATTCGTTACTGGTCGAACCCCGGCTATACTCGAATTGTCCTGGATGTCTCCAGCCAGACCAAGTTTTCAGCACACTACCTTGTCCCGGAGCCGAGCAAGGGTGCTCCACCCAGACTTTATGTTGATATCGAAAAGACCGCTTTAGCTGAAGGGCTCAACGAGAAAACGGCGGTCGATGATGGCCTGTTGCGCCAGATTCGCACCGGCTCGCCGCAATCCGATACGGTTCGTGTGGTCCTTGATCTTGAAAGCATTGGTGATTACAAGGTCTTCCCGTTGAGTGACCCCTGGCGGATCGTTATTGATGTTGCGGGCGACAAGTCGCCGGAGCTAAAACGCCGCGATCCTGAGATCAGCAGCTTGCCTGACAGCGGCGGGGATGCGATCGCCAAAGTCCTCAACGAAACCCCCAAAGATCAAAAACCGCTGCATATCCCCAAGGCTCCGGCGACCTCAACCCTGCGGCGTATTGTTGTTGATGCTGGCCACGGTGGAAAAGATCCTGGTGCTGTAGGCAAGTCTGGAACCCTTGAGAAAGATGTCACCCTGCAGATGGCCAAGGCTCTGTCAAAAGAATTAACCAGGCAGATTGGCTGCGAGGTTATTCTGACCCGTAGCGGCGATGTTTATCTGCCATTAGAAGAGAGAACCGCCATTGCCAACAAGGTTGGCGCAGATCTTTTCATATCGCTCCATGCCAACGCGAACAACAATCGTAAGGCCTTCGGTATCGAAACTTACTACTTGAACTTCTCCAAAAACGACAAAGCCGCTGCCGTCGCTGCCCGTGAAAACGGCACCTCGATTAAGCAGGTTTCTGATCTTGAACTGATCCTTTTTGACCTGATGGCCAATGCCAAGATTAACGAGTCCAGTCGTCTTGCGACCGTGATTCAGGAGGGTTTGGTCAAAGGGATCAGCAAAAAGTATAGTGACGTGCGCGACCTGGGCGTCAGGCAGGGCCCGTTTTACGTGCTGCTCGGTGCGACAATGCCCTCTGTCCTCGTGGAGACGGCTTTTATTAGCCATCCCCGTGAAGAGAAACGCCTCAGGAGCAGTGCCTTCCAGAATTCTGCTGCGAAGGCGATTGCTGCAGCCATCAAAGACTATGCAGTCAACAACAAGCTGATAGCGACCCGATAG